The Verrucomicrobium spinosum DSM 4136 = JCM 18804 DNA segment AGCTTTCGGGCAGCGCCGCGTCCATCTTGGACCTGCCTGCCCAGTAGGAGATCGCGAAATGGGACCACGCCTCCTGCACATCCTCATCCAGCAGCTGCGCATCGTCCGGCGTGCGAAAGATCCTGTCTCCAGATATCGCCTCATAAGAGCGCAGCCGGGAGAACATCCACCCCTTTCAGCATGATACCACACGTCTCCTCTAAAGGTGCCTGGCATCTGAATTTCGCTGGGAAGAACTACAAATCCCTTTTGTTTCATGTAGTTACGCAACTCTGTCAGCGAAGGGTGAACCCCTGAAGCAATCGGCTGTCTGGTTACAATTGCAGGATAGGGAGAATAGCGAGTCTTGGTCGTTCCAACCAGGACAATTTCGTCTCCAAAAATCGCATTTTGCAGGTCAAGACGCACCAGATAGTCGGAAGGCAAGGCATCACGCAACTCAAGCTTACCCTTGGCGGCATCCGCCCCTTGATCCACCACAAATCCATAGCGATGACCATGTGTATGCTTGTTCACCTCGCCAGCCCCAGCATCATGATAGACATGATGCTCACCACCTTGTCCTAGGGCTCTTCCTTGGAGCTGGATTGGGTCGCCGAGCTTTTCGAGGAATCGGATTTGTCGATCCAAAGCAAAGGATCGGTGCGTGCGACGATCCCAGCCTGGACCTGCTCTTTGAAGCTCTCTTCGGAAACTTTCGACGATGCTCTCCAAGCTTTCCTGATCAGTTCTGGATCCGTTTCGTATTGCATCTGATTTTTGTAAAATAGTTGTTAGAGCACCTTCCGCAAATGAATTGTCCGCGGGTATAGAAAACTGGAGCCGCTTTGCCGGTCCGGCTCCTCCGTGCCCAGCAGCACCATCATGCTCCGCCGGCACCCTTTTTCATCGAACCCCTGCGCCAGCTCCTCCCCGCGTGCGCTGCGCCCCACGTACAGCGACAGCGAAAGAAGGATATGCCGTTCTACACTTGCCGTCTGAACGCACCACCACCCTTATGACGTCTGCCGGATAGGGCTCCGAACGATCCGGCGGATAGACAGCGTTGAGGCCTAGCCCTGCTCGGCGGCAGGTTTTGCGTCTGGGTCAAACTCAGGGAACTCGGCCAGCAGATGCTTGGAAATATAGTACCGATTCTCAGGCTTGCTCTCCAACGAAATGAACTGATCGATGATGGGCTCATACGCCTTGACGTTGCGTCTCAGGAGACTCACGGTTCTATCCCACACTTTCGGCAAAGGCTCGCCTGGCTCAATGAGCGCATCAATTGAATTCACCACAATAAGCATCGTCGCATAATCCTCATCCTCCGACAACTCCGCGCCTTCAAGCGCTTCTACCAAGACCTCAATATCTTCATTGGTCTCCTGAGCATTGATGTACTCCCAGTCTTGCGTTGGAGAAACCAGATTGAATCTCTCCGTCAGAGACTCCATGACAGCCAAGCCAATAATTCTATCCGCCATCTGATTTGTTGTTTTTAGGTTTCCTTGTGGGGTATCGACTATTGAAGGGACAGGAAGTGTTAATCTTACCCCTTTCATTTACCACAACACGCATCATATCTCCAGCAACAATTTTCCCATCCGGCAAAGCAGCATCTGCTCCGAGGCCTTTGGGGAGCATGACGTCATAGATGCCGGGGCCTTGCTTGGAAATCGCACCCGCATAGGCAGCAGCCAGTTCGTCGTCATGATAACGGCCGATTTGCACCCCATCTCCCCTGGCTCGATCAATCATGCGCTTGTCTTCCAGGCGTTGGCCATGCCCGTGTTGATGTAGAAACGCATGTTTGAAGGTCGGTTGACTGTACGGATCACCCCAGTTCAGGCCGGGAGGACCGCCTTCTATCGCAATCGAGTCTGCAATAAAGGCGTTGCGGGCGGCCGCGGCCATATCGGTGTCACCCTTCTCATCAGCAATGGAAAGCGCCTCATGGTATTTCGTCAATGTGTCACCAACCTTCTTCTGAATACCGCGACGTTTCAGGCTTGTTTCAGTTGGCTCTCCCTGTGGCACAGCATGCTCTCCAAAGATCTTTTGATACAATTGCTCCACCTGGGCCTCGATATCGGCTGACTCGTTTTGAGCTTCTGAGAGAAAGAGCTTGCGGGCGCCGTCTTGGAAATCCGTCTCCAAGCGGCAGACATCACTAGGACGCAGACCGAACGCCGCCCGCTCACGCAGCGCAATTCGCCGCTCAGGACTCAGAATGCTGTTGAGCAGATCCGAAAGCCGGACCGTCCGCTGATGGTCTCGCTCCTTTTCCTGCGCCTTGGCGATATCCTCCTCCGGCGCAGGGGCCGCACCCTCTTCTCGCCCGCCTTCATCCAAATGCACTCCGTCTCCTTGTTCACCCTGCCCGTCTTCCTCTGTAGGATCATCGCGCAATTGCCGGTTTACCTCGCGCAGTCTCTCTCGGGCTTCGGCCATCATCGTCTGAGACGTCGCCGCACCCGCTCCACCAGCAGCCATCCCGTCGTTCGCCATCAGTTCCCCCGGCACCTTCGAGAGATCCGTCAACACCAGGGCTTTCTGGCCGGATTTGCCTCCTCGAACTTCCTCGGTGTATTGATACCACCAGCCGTTGTGGAACCTCACATGCCGGAGCGTTGTGTACCCCAGACCATCGTCGGGATCCACGGTGACCGCTCCCGGGGCGGTCACGATCTCAGGCAGCGACTGGAGATCCTCCTCTTTGATCGGGTGCGCATCTCCTGAACCAGGACCATGCTGTGTGTACACCTGGCGCAAGCCCCCCCGGTCCACCGCACGTGTGTATTGGTCCAGACTCTGGCCAGTCGCCTCCTCCAGCATCTGGCGCTGCTTCGTAGTCAGAGGAGCGGTTTCCGCCCACTCCTTCCCTTTTCCGGGACGTCCCGCCAGTTCGATCAAATCTGGCAGATTCCGGCTGTCATTCTGCACGAGGGACAGGGTCATGTTGCTGTCCCCAGCCACTCCAGGACCTTGTTCTAATCGACCGTCTGCCGGAGCGCTCTCGGTCACGGGAGTAACCTTGCCTAGCGCACCTTCTACCGGCGGCAGTGCCGCAGCACCGGCCTCACTTTCAGGCACCGGAGCCACCACGTTCTCAGCTTGACCAACGCCCTCTTCTGAAGTAAGATCTCCTTGCGTGCCTGGCTGAGGGGTCTGTACCGTTTGAGGCTGGGGCTGCGCCCGAATCCCGACAGCACCGGGACTCCCTTGAGGAGCAAGGCGGGGGTTTCGAGTTTTCTCGACCACTGCGCCCTGGAATTTTCCTTTCGAAAGTCCCGGGGCGTATTGTGTAATGAGCACTCGCTGCTCCTGCACCGCCCCGTCGGCAGTCACCACCATATGGACACCGTCTTTGTAGCTGCGGAAGTACAGCGTTTCAGCTCCAGCTCTTACCCTCACTTGTGCGTCCGAGATGGTCTTTCTGACGGCACCCACCCAATCGAGCTTCTCTTGGTCTAGCACCCTTGATTCCGTGCCCTTTTTCGTGTCGGCCCCCAGCAGATGCGCCGCTCGATTTTCCATCGGGTCTTGGAATCCGCCGCTCTCCTGTGGATTATCGAGTTTTACAGATGTACCCCAAGGATCCTTTACCGGAGGCATGATCCTCAGCCAGTTGGCGAGGCTCCGCACAAGGTGATCCCATGTGCCACGCTTGATCCCAAAGGCAGGACGCGGATCATCCAGCTTGGGCAAGTGTTGCTTGGCTGAGGCCCAAAGGTGGCGTGGCTTTACATCGTCCCACGAGGAAGGCTTGTCCTGTCTTGGCCCCCTGGGATCGCCAGGAATAACGCTGAAAGTGGGTTCACTTAGCTGAGTTTCTGCATTGCCAGCATCAAACTCAGCGCCCGCTTCTGCATCCGCCTCCACCGCCGCTTGAGTGCGCCCTTCCAGCCCCAGCTGCCACGCCAGCGTGCTCTCCAGCTCCGCATCCAGCACCCCCTGCTTCTTTAGACCATTGAGCGCCGCCGCACGGCGGTACACGCCCTCCAGCAGCGTCCGCTGGCTCCTCAGTGCCGGGCCCGCCTCCGTGCCCAGCAGTTCCATCATGGTCCGCCGGTAGCCTTTTTCATCGAACCCTTGCGCCAGCTCCTCCCCGCGTGCGCTGCGCCCCACGTACAGCGACAGCGAAAGGTGTGACCATGCCTCCACCAGGTCGCTGTCCTTGAGCTGCGCGTCATCCCGCGTGCGGAAGATCTGCTGCCCCGTGCGCTCCTCCACCTCCCGCAGGGCGCGCCGCATCCACTCCCGCTTCCCGGGCAGCGCCAGCAGCTTCTTGGCCTTGCCCTCCATCCCGCAGCACAAGGCGGGGACAGAAGAGCCTCTCACTATGCCACCGGCAAAACAAGGATACTATCGTCTGTCTTGGAAAGCGGGTTGGCCTAGCCTTCCGGGTTGGCGGCAGGTTCTTCGTCGGAATCAAGCTCCGGGAACTCGGCCAGCAGATGCTTGCAAATACGAAAGCGGTCCTCCGGCTTCTTATCAAGCGAGATATATTGTCTAACGACAGGCTCAAAGGCTTGAAAGTTGCTGCGCAGAAGGGCTGCGGTTTTCTTCCACACTTCAGGCAGGGGTTTCTCTGGCTCGATGAGCGAGTCGATGGAATTCACCACGATCAACATGGTGGCATAGCGTTCTTCCTCCGATAATTCCGCACCTTCGAGTGCATCGACAAGGGGATCGATCAGTTCATTTGTATCCAGAACATTGATGTACTCCCAATCTTGGCCGCACTGGTACGGAGAGACCAGGTCGAACTTCTCTGTCAGAGACTCCTTTACATCCAGACTAATCGATTTTTCCGTCATCGGCTTTCTCGTTATCCTTCCTTTTTGTTGGAGTCGTTGAGTAGCGGCTGTTAAATGGATAGGTGCTGTGGATTTCGCCCTTGTTGCCAACAACGACTCTCATCATATCCCCAAAGGTAATCTTGCCGTCTGGCAATGCAACAACAGCTTCCAGCCCTCTGGGCAACATGACGTCATAGATGCCAGGACCTTGTTTGGAGATGGCTCCCGCGTAGGCCGCAGCCAGTTGGTCGTCTCGATAGCGTCCAATCTGGACTCCTTCACCCCTAGCGCGGTCAATCATCCGTTTATCCTCCAGACCCTGACCGTGCCCGTGTTTATCCGAAAAGGCGTGTTTGAAAGTTGGCTCGCTATGCGGATCTCTCCAGTTCAAGTTGGGAGGTCCTCCCTCGATCGCAGTCGCCTCCTCAATGAATGTATTGCGGGCCACTACGGCTAGGTTCACGTCGCCGCTCAGGCCAGCAGCCGCGATGGCGGCGTGATATTTCTCCAGCGTCTTATCGACCTGACTCTGCACCGCCCGTCTTTTCTGACTTGCTTCGGTTGCCTCTCCTTGGGGCACAGCATGTTTTCCAAAGATCTCCTGGTAAATCTTCTCCACTTCGGCCTCAAGATCCGTCGGCTCACTTTGTCCTTCGGCGAGAATGTGTTTCCGGGCGCTATTCTGAAATTTTGTCTCCAGACTGGCGACGTTATTGGGATGCAAGCCGAACGCCGCCCGCTCACGCAGCGCAATTCGCCGCTCAGGACTCAGGACGCGGTTGAGCAGATCCGAGAGCCGGACCGTCCGCTGATGGTCTCGCTCCTTTTCCTGCGCCTTGGCGATATCCTCCTCCGGCGCATGGGCCGCACCCTCTTCTCGCCCGCCTTCATCCAAATGCACTCCGTCTCCTTGTTCACCCTGCCCGTCTTCCTCTGTAGGATCATCGCGCAATTGCCGGTTTACCTCGCGCAGTCTCTCTCGGGCTTCGGCCATCATCGTCTGAGACGTCGCCGCACCCGCTCCACCAGCAGCCATCCCGTCGTTCGCCATCAGTTCCCCCGGCACCTTCGAGAGATCCGTCAACACCAGGGCTTTCTGGCCGGATTTGCCTCCTCGAACTTCCTCGGTGTATTGATACCACCAGCCGTTGTGGAACCTCACATGCCGGAGCGTTGTGTACCCCAGACCATCGTCGGGATCCACGGTGACCGCTCCCGGGGCGGTCACGATCTCAGGCAGCGACTGGAGATCCTCCTCTGTGATCGGGTGCGCATCTCCTGAACCAGGACCATGCTGTGTGTACACCTGGCGCAAGCCCCCCCGGTCCACCGCACGTGTGTATTGGTCCAGACTCTGGCCAGTCGCCTCCTCCAGCATCTGGCGCTGCTTCGTAGTCAGAGGAGCGGTTTCCGCCCACTCCTTCCCTTTTCCGGGACGTCCCGCCAGTCCGATCAAATCTGGCAGATTCCGGCTGTCATTCTGCACGAGGGACAGGGTCATGTTGCTGTCCCCAGCCACTCCAGGACCTTGTTCTAATCGACCGTCTGCCGGAGCGCTCGCAGTCACTGGAGTGACGTTAGCCGGCACAACTTCTACCGGCGGCAGTGCCGCAGCACCGGCCTTACTTTCAGGCACCGGAGCCACCACGTTCTCAGCTTGACCAACGCCCTCTTCTGAAGTAAGATCTCCTTGCGTGCCTGGCTGAGGGGTCTGTACCGTTTGAGGCTGGGGCTGCGCCCGAATCCCGACAGCACCGGGACTCCCTTGAGGAGCAAGGCGGGGGTTTCGAGTTTTCTCGACCACTGCGCCCTGGAATTTTCCTTTCGAAAGTTCCGGGGCGTATTGTGTAATGAGCACTCGCTGCTCCTGCACCGCCCCGTCGGCAGTCACCACCATATGGACACCGTCTTTGTAGCTGCGGAAGTACAGCGTTTCAGCTCCAGCTCTTACCCTCACTTGTGCATCCGAGATGGTCTTTCTGACGGCACCCACCCAATCGAGCTTCTCTTGGTCTAGCACCCTCGATTCCGTGCCCTTATTCGTGTCGGCCCCCAGCAGATGCGCCGCCCGATTTTCCATCGGGTCTTGGAATCCGCCGCGCTCCTGTGGATTATCGAGCTTTACAGATGTGCCCCATGGATCCTTTACCGGAGGCATGATCCTCAGCCAGTTGGCGAGGCTCCGCACCAGATGATCCCATGTGCCACGCTTTATCCCAAAGGCAGGGCGCGGATCATCCAGCTTGGGCAAATATTGCTTGGCTGAGGCCCAAAGGTGACGTGGCTTTACATCGTCCCACGAGGAAGGCTTGTCCTGTCTTGGCCCCCTGGGATCGCCAGGAATAACGCTGAAAGTGGGTTCACTTAGCTGAGTTTCTGCATTGCCAGCATCAAACTCAGCGCCCGCTTCTGCATCCGCCTCCACCGCCGCTTGAGTGCGCCCTTCCAGCCCCAGCTGCCACGCCAGCGTGCTCTCCAGCTCCGCATCCAGCACCCCCTGCTTCTTCAGTCCGTTGAGCGCCGCCGCACGGCGGTACACGCCCTCCAGCAGCGTCCGCTGGCTCCTCAGTGCCGGGCCCGCCTCCGTGCCCAGCAGTTCCATCATGGTCCGCCGGTAGCCTTTTTCATCGAACCCTTGCGCCAGCTCCTCCCCGCGTGCGCTGCGCCCCACGTACAGCGACAGCGAAAGGTGTGACCATGCCTCCACCAGGTCGCTGTCCTTGAGCTGCGCGTCATCCCGCGTGCGGAAGATCTGCTGCCCCGTGCGCTCCTCCACCTCCCGCAGGGCGCGCCGCATCCACTCCCGCTTGCCGGGCAGCGCCAGCAGCTTCTTGGCCTTGCCCTCCACCATCTCCTCCATGGCCGTGAAGGCCGTGTGCCCCTTGTAAAAGGTCATGGTGGTGGTGTGCATCCCGTCCAGATACTCGCTGACCGAGGTGCCCAAAATGACGCCCGCCGCCTCCTGCGCCTCCGCACTTGAGGCGGTGGCGGTGGACATTGCGGTGGATTCCTCAAAGGCCAGCGTCTCCTCCTCACGGATCTGCTGGGGACCCGCCGTGGCCTCCGCCTGCCCGCCGGGAGCCAGTGCCTTCCCCTGCTGGATGCGCACATCCACCTGGTCATTCAAATGGGGATTATCCCTGCGGAAGCGCTCGATGGTCATTCCCTCGTTCCGCAGCCGCAGGATGAACTCGGAGTCCAGCTCCGCGGTGCTCTCCACCCGCTCCACCGCCTCACGAAACTTCTGCGAGATCGCGATCTCACGATCCCGCGCCCACTGCCACCGGGCGGCATCTGCCTGTGTCTTGCTCTGGTACACACGGTTGGACCCATCGCGATAACGCACGCGCCAGCCCTCTGCCGTGTTCGCCAGGGGCGGGAGCACTCCCTTGTCCTCCAGCATCCGCTCGCTGGCCGAGCGGTTCTCCTGGTCGGCCAGGAATGCCTTGCCCGCCCGCTCCCTCTGGGCCAGCACCTCCGCGCTCTTGAAATCGATCGATGAATAGGCCTGCCGCACTGCGCCAAAGGCCCCCTCCAGATCACCCCTGCCCGCAAAGGCACGCACCTCAGCCACCTGCGCATCATTGAAGCCTGCGGCCTCCAGCAACAGGCGGTTGGACACCAGCTCCCGCGCCTGGCGGAAGTCCTCCACCCTCCCGGCCCCCGCTCCGATCAGGCGATCTCTTCACGCCTTCAGCGCACCTAGCCAGAAACGGATTCAGGAAACAGCACGCTGGAATACATTGGCCATTGCCCCAACAAAAAACCCTCCAGCTAATCTCGCGTGGAGGGCTTTAAAATAGTCTCAAACGCTCCCGAGCGGGGCCTCAGCGAGCCCCCTCTGCATTCTCCGCAGCAGCCGCTTGCTCAGCGGCTTTCTTCTTGGCTTCCTGCCTTTGAGCGTACTCCAGCTCGTCTTGCTCCATCGACCATTCTTCCTCTGGACCAGATTTGACCAACCGTGCCCATTCCCAGAACCTCCTTTTAAGCCGTGCGTCATTTTCCAACTCAGGCGCAGTCCAGACGGTCTCCTGGTTATAGTTCTTGGAGTGGTCTGCCAGAAGACGCTGGAACAACTCCACCTCCTCAGGTGTAGACTTGAACTTTTCCAATCTGAGCAAACGGTCAGCTCGAATTCGCTCAACGCTATCAAGGTAGAGACCCATAGTTATTCCTTGTCTTTTAGTTTAAGGTAGCGTTTACGAATGGCTCTCAGCACCGCAAGGGCTCCCTCTGCACTATTAGCATCAGCTATGGCCTTTTTCAAGAGAGCGTCGCGACTTTTACCGTGTGCACCGATGATCCAGCCCAAGAGGGTTTTTTGTTGCTCGTCAGATTCTCCAAGCCCCTTGTTAAAAATCGGATTTTTCTGAACGGGTTGATCTGCGAGCTTAGAATTGATCTGCTTCATGAGTTTCTCTACGGTATCCTGATGAATGCCGCGACCACTGTTGTGGGCGACCAGGGAGACCACCTTCTCCACTTCCACCCCTTCTGATTTCAACTTTTGCGCGATGCTGTCCAGGCTGTCTCCGGTGGTGATGATGTCATCCACTAGAACCACACGCTTCCCTTTGAGTTGGTCCTTCCAGGAAGGGTCACTCACTTCGAAGTCCTGCATGGCCATCTTCGCCAGATAGGTAGTGTTCTTCTTGGATTCTTCTCGATTGGCTCGGTAAAAATGTGCACTTCCATTGACGACAATTCCGCCGAAATCTTCCTTGAGCCTTTGCGCCAGATACACGGGAATGCGATTTCTCTCAGAACTGCTCGGCATGGCGAGGAACACCACATCCCCCCGCAGGTCCTTCATGATCGCCTCATAGGCAGCCTTCTTGTAGAACTGGTCCACAAACGCCTTTTGCCCATGATTGCGAGCCCCCACATCGTCAGGCGATCCAAGGCTGCCCTTCGCTTCTCGCACCTCATCAAACTTGCCCTGATTCTCCTTCTCCAGCTTTTCAAGCAACACAGGGTCGGTGACATCGTCCAGAGATGCTTGGATCGTACCGGTGCTGATGGGGGTCACCCTCGGATTTCTCGGCTTGGCAAACTGTAGCCGAGGTTCGACGCTGCCTTCACCAAGGCTCTGAGCACTCGTTTCACTTCTGCCAGCGGAAGCTGTCCCGTTCACCCCATTCACTGAACCAACCGTAGCTCCGTTCACGGAAGCACTACCCCCCCAGCCTCCCCGTTCTTCACCTTGCGGCGCGCCCCGGAGATCATGTCCCGCACGTACGCATCCAGCGCAGCGTCGCTCATCATCTTGCCGCCGCTGGCCGTGTGCATGATCTTCGCCACATAGTCCTTCAGCGTCTGCCACATCTCTGCTGCCGCGCTCCCAGGCTTGAAGCTCTGGGAACTCATCCGGTCCCCGGTCTGATGCGCCAGCCACTCCAGCGCCAGATCCGCCGGACGGTCCGTCAGCTCAGGGTACTTCTGGCGCAGAGACTGCAGTTCTGCCGCAGGGATCAGGGCACTGGCTCTGTCCCATTTCTTCTGATACTCCGGCTCCGTCTTCAGCAGCGCATTCACGCCACCGTGACCCACCCGCTCATGCATCACCACACGGGCCACCGCCATGGCCGGCGTCTCACCCTCGCGTACCTCCACCTGGTCGCGCAACACCACCGCCCCACCGGTCTTGGTATCGATGAAGCCCTCGGCCGTCTCGATGCCCGCCCATTCGTCTGCGTGATAGTCCGCCTCACCGGGACGGCCGTCCTTGCCATCCAGCTCCTGGCGGTTGCCCACGATGAGCAGGCTGTCCGTGAGCCCGGCCGCCTCAGGCAATGTGCGGAGGCGCTCCAGCGCCTCATCCACCTCCGCCTGGGTCACCCCGGTGCGCTGCACCGGATGTGCCCCTGGGGCGGAACCCTCTAGGTTGTTTCCTTGTTGCTGGCTGTAGAAGAGGTAGTTTGGCTTCGCATCTGGTCCAAGTAGGCGGAATAACTCAACGCCTCCTCCACCAGATGCCACTCCTCCTTCGTCAGATCCCTCAGTGGCCAAATGTTCCGAACTACCCAGTCCAGATCCATGTCCTTCCACCTCGGATTTTGCGACAAGGGCCCGAGAAAGTGTTGCCGCACTAACTCCGCTGTCTCCGGGGTCCAATCCCGCCACGAGAGCTCTAAAATCTCCTTCGGATAACCTTTGCCACTGAACTGTCCCATCGGCACCTTTCTTTCGTTGCAGCACCGTATCCGACTCCGGCTCATAGCGCAAGTCCTCCAGCAGCACGATCTCTGGCTCCACCGTGGTGCGTGGACGTGGTGAACGTCCTACGTATTGAACCCAAGAGTTTAAGGAAACACCTCGACCGATCACAAGCATCGGTCTTCATCAAAAAGCCCTCCCGTGGCAGTTACCATGGGGGGGGGCGGGAAGAATCTGTCCAAAACGCTCCCGAGCGGGGCCTCAGGGATCTCCCTCTGCATTCTCCCCAGCAGCCGCCTGCTCAGCGGTTTTCTTCCTGGCTTCCTGCTCTTGCGCGTATTCCAGCTCTTCCTGCTCTTGCGTCCAGTCTTCTTCAGGGCCTATCTTTGCAAGCTGCGCCCATTCCCAATATCTCCTATGAAGGGGGTCATTGCCTTCCAACTCCGGGGCTGTCCACGCAGTTTCTTGGCTGTAGTTCTTTGAGTAGTCGGCCCACAGACGCTCAAAGAGTTCCACCTCCTCAGGAGTCGGGCTGAGCTTCTCCATGCGGCGTTGGCGGGAGGCTTTCACTTCTTCACGTGTAAACATATATTGTCCCATGGCTTTCAGATAAACGAAGTCACCTACATTGGGGCCATTACATGCCCCAATCAAGAAACCTGGAGAATGAAGGATGCTCTGCTATCGCTACTCACTCGAGTCTCGGGAACGTTCTTCCTCATGGATTTTGTTACCCGGATTGAGCACCTGCAAATCGATCGGGAAGACCAACTTCCCGCCTGCTACAATGAAATTCCCCTGATGGGCATCCGCCAAGACTACCCCCGTGTCAGGGTTTCTCCATCGATTGTATCCAATGGATACGTATCCCTGCGATTCGAACCAACGTCGAACACGCCGTTTGCTTGCCTTTTTCCCTTCTACGAAAGGTTGCGATACCACGATTG contains these protein-coding regions:
- a CDS encoding phosphoribosyltransferase; the encoded protein is MTPISTGTIQASLDDVTDPVLLEKLEKENQGKFDEVREAKGSLGSPDDVGARNHGQKAFVDQFYKKAAYEAIMKDLRGDVVFLAMPSSSERNRIPVYLAQRLKEDFGGIVVNGSAHFYRANREESKKNTTYLAKMAMQDFEVSDPSWKDQLKGKRVVLVDDIITTGDSLDSIAQKLKSEGVEVEKVVSLVAHNSGRGIHQDTVEKLMKQINSKLADQPVQKNPIFNKGLGESDEQQKTLLGWIIGAHGKSRDALLKKAIADANSAEGALAVLRAIRKRYLKLKDKE